A DNA window from Acinetobacter sp. 10FS3-1 contains the following coding sequences:
- a CDS encoding TDP-N-acetylfucosamine:lipid II N-acetylfucosaminyltransferase, with translation MYKKIIHVGMADKFLPPLIDFIQEKFSPENNTFYLYGDESVYGFLRDRGVFFLGEKENNVSYFQLLLEMYSADKIILHGLFSSKVIKILFYNPWLLKKCHWLMWGGDLYETKQKNGLSGYYKKIVIKNMGYLLTYLPGDIEYARAKFRAKGKYLENLGYLSNIFSLDHYSDKNNSENINILLGNSADPANEHIAALDILEQFKDSNIKIYVPLSYGNQIYAEKVIKYGKTIFEHKFEALTEFMPYEKYQSFLQNIDIAIFNHQRQQAMGNTISLLGMGKIVYLRKGTSQWELFKDKDIEVFDIETFNLTNTQKLVKNQSKIKSYFSKENFEKKWKKLLES, from the coding sequence GTGTATAAAAAAATAATACATGTGGGTATGGCTGATAAGTTCTTGCCTCCTCTGATTGACTTTATACAGGAAAAATTTTCACCAGAAAATAATACCTTTTATCTTTATGGCGATGAGAGTGTATATGGTTTCTTGCGAGATAGAGGTGTATTTTTTTTAGGAGAAAAAGAAAATAATGTGAGTTATTTTCAACTTCTCTTAGAAATGTATAGTGCTGATAAAATTATTTTACATGGTTTATTTAGTTCAAAAGTTATAAAAATCCTATTTTACAACCCATGGTTATTAAAAAAATGTCATTGGTTAATGTGGGGTGGTGACTTGTATGAAACTAAACAAAAGAATGGATTATCTGGTTATTATAAAAAGATCGTTATAAAAAATATGGGGTATTTGCTGACATATCTTCCTGGAGATATTGAATATGCAAGAGCAAAATTTAGGGCTAAGGGAAAGTATTTAGAGAACCTTGGTTATTTGAGTAATATTTTTAGCCTTGATCATTATTCTGATAAAAATAATAGTGAAAATATTAATATTCTATTAGGAAATTCTGCGGACCCTGCAAACGAGCATATTGCGGCTTTGGATATACTTGAACAATTTAAAGATTCAAATATTAAAATCTACGTGCCTTTATCATATGGAAATCAAATATATGCAGAAAAAGTGATTAAATATGGGAAGACTATATTTGAGCATAAATTTGAAGCATTGACTGAGTTCATGCCATATGAAAAATATCAGAGCTTTCTTCAGAATATAGATATTGCTATCTTTAATCATCAAAGACAACAGGCAATGGGTAATACCATCAGTCTCTTGGGAATGGGTAAGATAGTGTATTTGAGAAAGGGAACATCTCAGTGGGAACTATTCAAAGACAAGGACATTGAGGTTTTTGATATTGAAACATTTAATTTAACTAATACTCAAAAATTAGTTAAAAATCAAAGTAAGATAAAAAGTTATTTTTCAAAAGAAAATTTTGAAAAAAAGTGGAAAAAATTATTGGAGTCTTAA
- the rfbA gene encoding glucose-1-phosphate thymidylyltransferase RfbA, which yields MSNQTKGIILAGGSGTRLYPITKGVSKQLLPIYDKPMVYYPLSVLMLAGIQDVLIITTPEDLDGFKRLLGDGSQFGIRLEYAIQPSPDGLAQAFIIGEKFIGDSNVCLVLGDNIFYGQGFTPMLRQAVARQKGATVFGYQVKDPERFGVVEFDEQKRAISLEEKPKQPKSHFAVTGLYFYDNEVIQIAKQVKPSERGELEITTVNQMYLERGNLNVELLGRGFAWLDTGTHSSLLEAAQFVETIEKRQGYKVACLEEIALNNGWLSKQQVLEIGQTMSKNDYGQYLISLVN from the coding sequence ATGTCAAATCAAACCAAAGGAATCATTTTAGCTGGTGGTTCGGGAACAAGGTTATACCCAATCACAAAAGGTGTATCCAAGCAGCTATTACCAATTTATGATAAGCCCATGGTGTATTATCCACTTTCAGTACTCATGCTTGCAGGAATTCAGGATGTACTGATTATTACAACGCCTGAAGATTTGGATGGCTTTAAACGTTTGTTGGGTGATGGATCACAGTTTGGTATTCGATTGGAGTATGCGATTCAGCCAAGTCCAGATGGTTTAGCTCAAGCATTTATTATTGGTGAGAAATTTATCGGTGATAGCAATGTATGTTTAGTGCTAGGTGATAATATTTTCTATGGACAAGGTTTTACCCCGATGCTACGTCAAGCGGTTGCACGCCAAAAAGGTGCTACGGTATTTGGCTATCAGGTTAAAGATCCTGAGCGCTTTGGTGTAGTTGAGTTTGATGAACAAAAACGTGCAATTTCATTAGAAGAAAAACCAAAGCAGCCGAAGTCACATTTTGCGGTTACAGGATTGTATTTTTATGACAATGAGGTGATTCAAATTGCGAAGCAAGTAAAACCCTCTGAGCGTGGTGAGCTGGAAATCACAACTGTAAATCAGATGTATTTAGAACGTGGTAACTTAAATGTTGAGTTGCTAGGCCGTGGCTTTGCGTGGTTGGATACTGGGACACATTCAAGTTTATTGGAAGCAGCCCAGTTTGTAGAAACCATTGAAAAGCGTCAAGGTTATAAAGTGGCTTGCTTGGAAGAAATTGCTTTGAATAATGGTTGGCTCAGTAAACAACAAGTATTAGAAATTGGTCAAACTATGAGTAAAAATGATTATGGTCAATATTTGATCTCACTGGTCAATTAG
- the rfbB gene encoding dTDP-glucose 4,6-dehydratase: MRILVTGGAGFIGSAVIRHIIENTHHHVLNVDKLTYAGNLESLHLIEKNERYTFSQTDICDQAQIETIFQEFQPDAVMHLAAESHVDRSIDSPIAFIQTNIIGTYSLLEAARKYWLSLTNEAKEAFRFHHISTDEVYGDLEGTTDLFTETTSYAPSSPYSASKASSDHLVRAWYRTYGLPIIVTNCSNNYGPYHFPEKLIPLVILNALEAKSLPIYGKGDQIRDWLYVEDHARALYKVVTEGMVGETYNIGGHNEKQNIEVVRTICKILDELMPRTNGQQYKSLITFVKDRPGHDLRYAIDATKIEKELGWAPQETFETGIRKTVEWYLNNLEWCRRVQNGSYQRERLGVNI; this comes from the coding sequence ATGCGCATTCTAGTAACTGGTGGTGCTGGATTTATTGGTTCAGCGGTAATACGTCATATTATTGAAAACACCCATCATCATGTTTTAAATGTAGATAAGTTGACTTATGCAGGTAATCTTGAGTCACTTCACTTGATTGAAAAAAATGAACGTTATACGTTTAGTCAAACGGATATTTGTGATCAAGCACAAATAGAAACTATCTTTCAGGAATTTCAGCCAGACGCTGTGATGCATTTGGCTGCCGAGTCACATGTTGATCGCTCTATTGATAGTCCTATTGCATTTATTCAAACCAATATTATAGGGACTTATAGTTTATTAGAGGCTGCACGAAAATATTGGTTAAGTCTAACCAATGAAGCGAAAGAAGCTTTTCGTTTCCATCATATTTCAACTGATGAAGTCTATGGTGATTTAGAGGGAACCACAGATTTATTTACTGAGACAACCTCATATGCGCCAAGTTCACCATATTCTGCAAGTAAAGCCAGTTCAGATCATTTAGTCCGCGCTTGGTATCGAACATATGGACTACCAATAATTGTGACGAATTGTTCAAATAATTATGGACCATACCATTTCCCAGAGAAGCTCATTCCATTAGTAATTCTCAATGCTTTAGAAGCTAAATCTCTGCCAATTTATGGAAAAGGCGATCAAATTCGTGATTGGTTATATGTTGAAGACCATGCACGTGCTTTATATAAGGTGGTGACTGAAGGTATGGTAGGGGAAACTTATAATATTGGTGGACATAACGAAAAACAAAACATAGAAGTTGTAAGAACCATTTGTAAAATCTTGGATGAATTAATGCCTCGGACCAATGGGCAGCAGTATAAGTCGCTTATTACTTTTGTGAAAGACCGTCCAGGGCACGATTTACGTTATGCCATAGATGCTACAAAAATCGAAAAAGAATTGGGTTGGGCGCCGCAAGAGACCTTTGAAACAGGAATTCGTAAAACGGTAGAGTGGTATTTAAATAATTTAGAATGGTGCCGTCGTGTGCAAAATGGCAGTTACCAGCGTGAAAGATTGGGTGTAAATATATAA